Sequence from the Rutidosis leptorrhynchoides isolate AG116_Rl617_1_P2 chromosome 3, CSIRO_AGI_Rlap_v1, whole genome shotgun sequence genome:
CAAAATTGAATTTTTtatgattatttttgttattaatttTTTAATTTCCAATTTAACCAAAACCAAACCGAACTGATTGCTCCCAAACATATCAAAACTGAACAAATCAAAGTGAAAAACCCGAGGAAACAAAACCGGTGAAATCCTAACCGAAATTAATCAAAGATTTAACTTATTCAAAACATGCTAAGCTATTATAAGCAAGAAATCAAACCCAAAGAACTGAGAACCACGTTTTACACTAAATTAAAATGTGGAGTCAAAATCTACATGACGTTTCCTACCTTTAACTGTTCCTCGACAATTTTCAGGTTGTAAATTTCATCTAAAACTCGAATGTATCTAACTTTTAAAAGGTAAAAAGTAGTGGTGTGGTGGCGTCTAAAGTATGCGTATCGGATGATTGTCAATCTGTCTTCTTATTATCAGCTTCATCATCAATGGCAGCTAATCTTTCAACCAGAGGAGGGTGAGAATAGTGATACGTGGAGTACCATGGATCCGTGTTCATTGCTGACAGATTCTCCTCCTGTAAATTCGTAAACAAATCAACAACAAATGAAAATACAAAAAATAATCATAAAACATACAATCAGAACCAGTATTGGAAACGAGCTGAAATATAATCAAACTCATGAAACCCGTTAAAATTATTTACAAACTAAGTTATGGTTTTGGGAAAACGCCCATAATACAGAATCTACCCGACCTAATAATTTGGATAGTTACATCCTCCTAAGAAGATATTAGCTAAAAACTGTATACCTAGAAtaaaattattgcacttttatatgGAACGGGTGGAGAGTGTACACAACAaaaccaaaaacaaaaaaaaatttaaaaaaaaatgtaccTGTAGCTTAACTAGACCATCTCGCAGTGGTTTAGAATAACCAAGCTTCTTTGCAAAAGCATCAGCCTAGGTAAAAACATCTCATAATCAGACCAAATTATGTATCCAAGAAaatgaagtaaaaaaaaaaaaaacattagagGTGACAATGTGGATCTATACACGTAGACATGCGTCGATTCGGGTTTTATTAAACCTATATTAGGTAATTTGGAAGTCGAGCTTGGTTAAAATAGAAGGCGTCAAATGGGCTTATAGGTTGGAACTTAGAAAAAAACTTGAAGCAAATTGAAATCTTAAATAGTAACTAAAATATAAAATTAGCacgctatattaatattaataaaataaaataaaataactataattattatatttagtcATTATAATCCGTTGATACAGAATTGTACAAATAAATTGCCTGAAAAATGTTTGCACTTTTTTGACACGATAAATACAATTGGTACTGACCCAAACCTGTATTGACTCAAACCTGTAAtgaccttatccagcccaacaagtACCCTGCCATCTAACCtgtattgacctctaaatgataataCCTATTGGAAATTATTCATATAAAATTTGAAGATACCTGAAACTCAAAAGCACGACTAACAAGGTTGAGGCCAAAGCTGACAAGATGCTGGATAGGTATTATAGTGTGCTGCAATTGAAATATCAATTATTAATTACAGaaacaaaagaaaagaaaagaaaatcaaGGATCTTTTAGTGCATTACAATATTGAGACTAACAGTGTTCCATTCTTTCACTGAACATCATGCTCCATCTTAAAGTAAAAAGAATTTAATAGAATAAGAAAAATATGTTTATAGTCTATttgttcataaaacattatatttatattaacatatatatgatCATGCCTTTTCCAGCTCAAAAGAACACCTACATTAGTCCAATTGAGACTTCTTTTTATCGCTCTTAGGCATATCGGTTATACAATTTCAGATACTAGAAAATGTCTGTATCTTCGGTTTTGTTTTGAATCAAAAATAGACAGAAAAAAAAATTGTTGACATCACgacatattataataaataattgtACCTGAAATAAGATGAGCCCGATGAGAACCGGTTGAGTATCAAATCCAAAACTACGGAATAGGTCCTTTGAGTTCTTTACAAGGGTATAACCTCCAAACTGCAAAAGCGTAAGAACCTGCAAAGTACGAATGTAATCAATATCTATCTATTTACCTATTTACCCTTCAAATGAACTAAAAAAAACCGACTACAAGATACTAAACAATATAAACATCAAACTTTTCATCAACTCGAGAAATATTATCGGCAGACAAATCACTAGACAAAGTATAACATAACATGTTATTGAACATGTTATACAAATTTACCTCAaaaccagaattttttttttatttttttttatttttttttttttttccttctggaaaaagtatcaaaatatatggAACACATTTCTTTTTTGCCAACTTTAATTTATAATGAACTCTGCCAACTGAGTTCATTATATTGGTACTACTGATATTAGACTGATAGCCAAATCTTTTAATGCCAAAATGCAAAAGTTGAAGTTCGTGCACAATTTTCCAAAAGTCATTAATGAATATTGTATAATATGAAGCAACGGTTATAAAAAATTTAACAAACAAGCAGACCTGAACAGCAATAAAGGAGTACATTGTGTGATTGAGTTTCCAGTGACCAAGTTCATGAGCAATTACTGCAACAACTTCTTCCACATTATTCTTGCACTGCATATATCATATcgcattaattaaataaaatacacCAAGTAACATTAAATTCATCTACATGATTGTATTTAATGGATAAACAATACTTTGATAAACGTATAATCTGATTAAAAAAAACTATTTGGAGCAGAAAGTATAATCGGGGATGAAGTTCTTAGCAACTATAAAGTACCAAACGAACTTACACTATCACACGAAAATGATTTTGCAGCAGAAAACAGTCTATCGAGAACCAAATAGTCCAAAAACCACTGTTGTAAAGGTCGGTTGAGTTGGCCAATGTATCGGTTTGGAAACTAACCCCATCCGTCGCGCCAAACACGCCTAAAAATTCGGGTCAGCGTTGGGTGGAATTGGAttgggtcggtcaaagtcaaagttgttgaaattaaaatattattataattagaatgtgTGCCCTATATATATGTTTGTAATATTTATGTTTGACAtatttatgtgtaatatatatGTTCAATTTATTTATAACTAAGAGTCAATGTTGGTCAACGCCCGAGTCGTCTCTCCAAGGTCCCGACCGACTCGTCCCCGACTCGCTACTTTTACAACCTTGCCAAACTACTAATGTTTCAGGGAACATCAAAACACAAAGTGCTAAAGGCACACCTATTGTAAGTAAAAACAAAGTGCCTATCTGTTAGGTCCTACGCCAATTTCGTCATCTGCTATTTAaagaaatgaaaataaataaagaacAGTACCTGCTGGATCAGTGTATCATATAGAACAATGCGCTTGTTTTTAAAAAACCCGTACATGTATGCCTGCATAGCAACAACAGTTACGTCATTCCAAGGCCAAATGACATAAAAAACTGAGGTATAGCCAAAGggtaaacggttaagtaaaaaaataataatatcaaaatgagTAACTACTCTATCAATAAAAGATAAGTTTTTGAAAATTTCAACATCTCACGTTTTTTAATGTGGATGTAGAAACATAGGATCTTAACGAAAAATAAGTAATGGCTTAAATACAACAACAAACAATCTCAAAGTTATCATTTTGTTTCATAACTACAGGTTATTTAGGAATTAAGTTAAATTATTGCAATAAAGGAAAAATTCTCACATTGCTATGGCTTGACCTTGTAGATCCATCCACGACAAACAACTTCTTCAGAGGAAAATTGAGAGACGAAGCAAGGGTCTCGATTTTTGTCCTAAGCTCGCCGTCTGGTAGCTATAATTTGATAACGTGACAGATAAAATTATTCAGAAATAAAATAAATTCAGTATGTGAATTTTACATGTGAATAATATGATGTTTAATAATTTGAGTTAGATCATCAGCTGCAATGAAACGGGTTTATATAAGATATTGTTTGGATTTGCTTTTGATGTTTGaaaatataataattcataatataaCCAAACGCTAAAAAAATCTTGGAGAATCAGATTGCTTAAGTAAATATAAAATAAGTCATGTTATACGAAAGTTAACAATCCATAAAATAAGTTAGAAATGTATAAACTTCGAATTTAATTCAGGTCCTTAAATATCTAATTTTGTTGCAGCTGGTATTTGGCAATTTGATCCCCAAGTAAACAGAAGAATCCGCACATCAGAACACATATAAACTAATTATTGAAACGTAAAAATACAATAATCAGATAATAGTAGCAAACATAGATTTTATCCATCAGTAAAAACTAAAGTTGGAAAACTCACCGGTGTAAATTTGTTAAAAAGGGGTGCGATTAAAACTGGGTAAATTGTCATCATCACGAGAGACAAAACAAACATAAACCCCCAAAGATAAATAGCCAGGTAGGGACCACCTTTCTGCAATGAAAAAAGAAAACTATTTCTTTAACCAATTCAGAAAACACAAATATATTATAAGTAATCCTTATATCAACATCACAATATATGAAAAGTAAGATTTAAACTTCAACTATCGATACCTGAACTATTAGAATGATGGCAGCCACAACGGGTGGGCCTATTATTACAGCCAAGATCATGCCTTTAATCATGTCTCGAATGAAAAGCCAGAACGTTTGCTGTCACCATATATAGCATACATAACCTATGTTAAACTGTTAATGTACTAATATCAAACATAAACCAGAAAAGTAATCATATATTCAAATTTGAACTGAAACACAGAAGTAAATTATTGAAGTATGAATGATCGAGTGTCATCAAACCTTGTTAAAACCATGACGCTCTTCAATCACAAAAGTTGAATATAGAGAAAATGGCAAGTCTGTAATCTGATAAAAAGAAAAATTGCATAACAAAACAAACAGCAAGTTTGACATAAGATAATTTGTAAGCAGATATTTTTATGATTCTCTTATAGAGTGAGGACTAAATTAAAAACTAGTATATATGTAGCAACATAAAAAGGTATAACAAATCCAATTATGATAAAGATGAGTCTACAAAGCATTATTGTATTACTAACCATTTATTAGGGACTATACTTGATAAATTTGAGCATTTATATTAGTTATAGCCTATAGCCTGAAGGCTTATAGCTGAGCAATAATTAACATTTTTTTGGCAAAATAAATTTCCTTCTTCATGAACATGGCAAATAACAAATTTGTTTGTTCCCAACAAGGTTGCAAAAATTGGGGAGTACTCGGTCCGCGAATTTTTTAGAGAGTACTCatcaactcggggagtactcggatgttgacaaAGTTTGACCATTTGACtgagttttgaccgattttccgaattttgaccgattttgaccaaGTAAGCCCGAGTTTTGACAGAGTTTGACCAACTAATCGCGAGTTTTAATTGAGTTTGACCGAGTGCCGAGTAATTGGACCGAGTAATCGAGAGACTTTTTTGTCTACAAAATATGTCGTTCTCCATATTATACACCAAAAAAGCCAACATCAGAAACATGAACCTCGTTAACAGATATATGCGTACCTGAGACCAAATCATGACACCGGCTAGGAACGCGAGTGTATGATATATTTCACTCTCTACATCAAGGCCAACGGATTCCAAAATATCACCTGATTTCTGTTGCAGTTAAATACGGTTAAAAGTAGTTAATATAACTAAAAGGCTGTTAATTAAATAAGTTCAGATAGAAGGCATTAAACTACTCACATTCCAAAACCAAGGCAATACACCAAACAGCAAAATAGCAGAGTCCATTACTATTGTCACAAATTCATGAATGAAGTGAAAATTACTGACAaaaagaaaagtaaaaaaaaaaaaatgaatcagTCATTCGAGTGATAAAATTAGAGAACTTGATGAAAATTATGCATAATTAATATGAAGTTGCAGGTTAAAGTACCTTTTATCGATACTATAAGCTCTAGATTTTTCAAACTTCTCTTGACTAATCACCCCTTCCAAAGTTTTAGGAAGGGTTGGTAGCTTTAGGGCAGCATGTTGTCGCAAATCCAAATACGTCTCAAAAATGTACATCAATATCATGAATCCTAAAAAacaattaatcaataatgaatGTTCATTAGAGAATTTAACTTCATCCACATTACAAAACGCAAAAAAAGCTTTCATACGACGAACAAAATGACAAAGAACAAACAAAAAATCACAATTCTGATATTattttaaacaaaataaaataaaaaagacccCGTAGACAGCACATGTTGTGTATTTGGTAATAACCAATTTTCACATTCACAAAAAAGACAATTTATAATAAATGTGAAAGATAAAATTACCAGTAATATTCAATAGCTTGTTACTATCAGTAGCAATATTAGCAACAGCAGGAGTAACATAATTATACCATCTAAAATCATACTCCAATTATTGAAAGACTAATTAACTACTACTAGTACCCAATCTGTGCAAGCAAAATGGATCACTAAAACAACATATTACAAACTTAAACCCTAGGAACTTTATAAGCCTAAGCTAAGTATCTGATATCTGAAATAAATACTACTAAATAAAAAATCGAAATTCTAAAACCCTAATAATGAAATAAAGAAGGTAAGTTATTGGAAAAAATCAGAATCAGAAGATAAATAACAAAAAAAGTTAAAAAGAATTACCGACAACAGCTTCCATGTAGGGAAACGCCATGCCTGTGCCTGAGAAGATACACACGATCGTCGACAGAGAGATATAAAGTGATTTTTTGAAACGAGATTTTTTGTGAATCTttgaagttttatttttatttttatgtttatgtttatgtttattgttTACACGAAAACTTATTGAGGTTGAATTTCTTGgataaaagtttacaatattatttaatttaatgtattatttatttaaaatataaaaatgtgacactgatttattatattttatatatatatatatatatatatatatatatatatatatatatatatatatatatatatctattatctatatatatctaaaatAGACTGTAAAGTGACTAGGGAAGTTTAGAACCTTCACAAACTTACCCCAAACTTTTTTTTATAACTCAATCACATTCTACATAAAAGCTAAtttcataatttttataaacttaccacaaacttttcacatttcaTAATTTAACCATAAAACTTCTTATTCATTCTAAATCGCCTACataatttttactatctaataacttTATATCTAAAAGAGATAGTGGAAATGACTAGAGAAATTTAGAACATTCACAAACTTACCCAAACTTTCTATTTTTTATAACTCAATCACATTCTATATAAAAGTTAAtttcataatttttataaacttaccacaaacttttcacatttcataatttaaccataaaattccgcattcattataaatcgcctacacaatttttactatctaataactattcattattattattattattattattattattattattattattattattattattattatcatcatcatcatcatcatcatcatcatcatcatcatcatcatcatcatcatcatcattattattattattattattattattattattattattaaatcaatcacataatttttcactttattattgtttaactttttctcttattataaattaaatacGTAACTCAtttttttaataactgttttattgtAATAGTTTAtaccaatcgttgatgtacgtcccactttattgattgagcatttggATCTTTTCTCTCAACAAGACGAAAagtaaaacaaaaaatgatgaataattactttcacgcttagtacaaatcaatcacataactaaTTTTGATCATTCctcgacaaaacgaaaaaaaatgataaataattactttctcaataaatagctatgtaattaatgttaatcaagggTGAAGAACCGGCACAAAGTCAGGTCGCCCAACTAGTTATTGCTAGATTATGATACAAAAATGTGCATTATATATTTGTCCAGTATTAATACTTAATGCAAATTTAAAAGTGAATTTATCCATTATGAAAGTAAAAATATTAATGTTCATCAATTTTGGTACTTCTGATTTTTTTTCCAAATTATTGAAGATCACTTAAATGATAATaaatttataaattgtattatttttagggTTTGTCTAAGTTGTGTGACACAAGATAAgtataataaaaaaaatcaaattataacttataatctcttttaaatataataacaaagaGTAAAATAGGTCATTTGTGAAATATACACAACTAATCATAGCCATTCATTCAATTTCCCATCAATGATGTAGATCATTGATTCTTTCCTAATCTTGATTATGACCTCATGATCTTGGCTttaaattagttgattacaaaaatACCCTTATAATACAAAGAAATGACGAACTGTTTTCAAATTTCAAATAGATGGCGGCCTCAAATTTCAAATTTCAATCAATTTTGGTCAAACATCTATTTAAGTAAATGCGATCATTTCATAATTATATCATTTACTATAATTTTTAATTAGAAACTctataaaaatagataaataacttCCGCCTAATTTAAATGACTTTAATTGTTTTTACTCTTCAATTCAAATAAGGCAACACACTCAACAAATTTTTTTTAACTAATTCACGaaatttaaacaaaacaaaaaacgTTGAAATAATTAAATACGGTAAAAAAAAACTTGAGAATTAAAATCATTTCTTAAATTTTATTTGCCATTATATATTTTATTGGTGATTATGTATCACAACTTTTTTCACATTTTCGCAGGTAAGAGACTTTGTTCATTCGACCTTTTTCATTCTATATTCAACATAAGATACATTTTTTTAACTTTACACGCGTTTTTGACATTTCaatagttatatttttaattcTCTATCAAAGATTCTGTCAAGTATGATTTTATTCCTTagacatataatatttatcttcTATAAAAGAATTAATCTTTCACAAAAAACAAGTATATATATCTATGTTCATATATGTTAAAATTTTATTATATTAgataaaataataaatttaaataaagTCGAATGTAATAGATTCATCACCtgtataaaatttttattaaattaaaaatagaatTATATTCAACATTTTATCTATGATCCTCTTTATTTGTATTATTCTCAATTTATCtttaaaattaaattaaacttCAGTTTAGATTATCAGCTTCTATTGAAGTAAATCACATATCTCTTTAACAACAATGGTAgttattgatgtgcgtagaggtgtatacaaaatagttatatttttactacaaaatactattaaatatgatacaattttacacaagttatttatttatttatagagtggatatacctaaaccttgctacaatacttataggcagtgtacctaatcgtacagtagtatagtttttagtaagtccggttcgttccacagggatctaataaactagttcaacgctatattagttttaacttataattgtaaaaatacaaaaatatatataagtagtattattattataaaagggggattttaccgtttaatgaccggtttgtcgattttaaaactttagtcgcagttaaaacctaatgtaaaatattaaaaatataaaagacttaattttaaagcttaaagtaaatgataataatgaaagtgcgataaattagaagtgcaattaaatatgaaataaaagaattatgcttatttaaacttccgtaatcatgatgtttgacgtgttgatttttaatttattcccatgggttaattgtcctttgtcctggattattcgatatgtccatacggatttatccataatagtccatcagtcataatcataaaatgcggaaatcttcgtcaaattattcttattcccgaagtcaaatattccaactaattggggattcgaattgtaacaaggtcttaatactttgtttaatgaatacaccaggttatcgactgcgtgtaaacca
This genomic interval carries:
- the LOC139897167 gene encoding CAAX prenyl protease 1 homolog, which codes for MAFPYMEAVVGFMILMYIFETYLDLRQHAALKLPTLPKTLEGVISQEKFEKSRAYSIDKSNFHFIHEFVTIVMDSAILLFGVLPWFWNKSGDILESVGLDVESEIYHTLAFLAGVMIWSQITDLPFSLYSTFVIEERHGFNKQTFWLFIRDMIKGMILAVIIGPPVVAAIILIVQKGGPYLAIYLWGFMFVLSLVMMTIYPVLIAPLFNKFTPLPDGELRTKIETLASSLNFPLKKLFVVDGSTRSSHSNAYMYGFFKNKRIVLYDTLIQQCKNNVEEVVAVIAHELGHWKLNHTMYSFIAVQVLTLLQFGGYTLVKNSKDLFRSFGFDTQPVLIGLILFQHTIIPIQHLVSFGLNLVSRAFEFQADAFAKKLGYSKPLRDGLVKLQEENLSAMNTDPWYSTYHYSHPPLVERLAAIDDEADNKKTD